The Cucumis melo cultivar AY chromosome 6, USDA_Cmelo_AY_1.0, whole genome shotgun sequence genome includes a region encoding these proteins:
- the LOC103501588 gene encoding uncharacterized protein LOC103501588 isoform X7 — protein sequence MFIHFRKIATSLKPKFSNSLNKLYSHLPLRKKVLNLPSQHSPESLTSSQLKALVLSRFSHGKFVDLFQNVVASPSVLLTASRNLITPPFSNAPDSLPLSDLVSKCFSVEVMARELSENRFDVGACCVPMAPLEEKGRTGFADDDCLYFIAAVEWICWLNGQRKKAPTPEEMMELEARRERVRQNVALLKKEEMERNSKEGKLRKIISTGQVMSPDLKSFIRQVPTGSEGTQTKRMQFERNQFQSSA from the exons ATGTTCATCCACTTTAGAAAAATAGCGACTTCATTAAAACCCAAGTTCTCAAATTCCCTCAACAAGCTTTATTCCCATTTGCCGTTGAGGAAAAAAGTGCTCAACCTTCCGTCCCAACATTCTCCAGAATCCCTCACAAGTTCCCAACTCAAGGCACTAGTTCTCAGTCGTTTCTCCCATGGGAAGTTCGTCGACCTTTTTCAAAATGTCGTTGCCTCTCCCTCTGTTCTTCTCACTGCCTCTCGAAACCTCATCACTCCGCCATTCAGTAATGCCCCCGATTCCTTACCCCTTTCCGATTTGGTCTCCAAATGCTTTTCGGTCGAGGTCATGGCTCGTGAGCTCTCTGAAAATCGTTTTGATGTTGGAGCTTGCTGTGTTCCGATGGCACCATTGGAAGAGAAAG GAAGAACTGGGTTTGCTGATGATGATTGCTTATATTTTATTGCCGCGGTGGAATGGATATGTTGGTTAAATGGACAGCGTAAAAAGGCTCCAACCCCAGAG GAAATGATGGAGCTAGAAGCTAGGCGTGAACGTGTACGACAAAATGTTGCTC TTCTCAAGAAAGAAGAGATGGAAAGAAACTCTAAAGAAGGCAAATTACGGAAAATCATCAGCACTG GTCAAGTTATGAGTCCTGACTTGAAAAGCTTTATCCGACAGGTCCCAACTGGTTCAGAAG GAACTCAAACGAAAAGGATGCAGTTCGAGAGAAACCAATTCCAGA GCTCGGCTTGA
- the LOC103501588 gene encoding uncharacterized protein LOC103501588 isoform X3 gives MFIHFRKIATSLKPKFSNSLNKLYSHLPLRKKVLNLPSQHSPESLTSSQLKALVLSRFSHGKFVDLFQNVVASPSVLLTASRNLITPPFSNAPDSLPLSDLVSKCFSVEVMARELSENRFDVGACCVPMAPLEEKGRTGFADDDCLYFIAAVEWICWLNGQRKKAPTPEEMMELEARRERVRQNVALLKKEEMERNSKEGKLRKIISTGQVMSPDLKSFIRQVPTGSEGTQTKRMQFERNQFQIPILSYSGPPSLLGLAIHLDPEHGSHMNDDCPSRRTRQH, from the exons ATGTTCATCCACTTTAGAAAAATAGCGACTTCATTAAAACCCAAGTTCTCAAATTCCCTCAACAAGCTTTATTCCCATTTGCCGTTGAGGAAAAAAGTGCTCAACCTTCCGTCCCAACATTCTCCAGAATCCCTCACAAGTTCCCAACTCAAGGCACTAGTTCTCAGTCGTTTCTCCCATGGGAAGTTCGTCGACCTTTTTCAAAATGTCGTTGCCTCTCCCTCTGTTCTTCTCACTGCCTCTCGAAACCTCATCACTCCGCCATTCAGTAATGCCCCCGATTCCTTACCCCTTTCCGATTTGGTCTCCAAATGCTTTTCGGTCGAGGTCATGGCTCGTGAGCTCTCTGAAAATCGTTTTGATGTTGGAGCTTGCTGTGTTCCGATGGCACCATTGGAAGAGAAAG GAAGAACTGGGTTTGCTGATGATGATTGCTTATATTTTATTGCCGCGGTGGAATGGATATGTTGGTTAAATGGACAGCGTAAAAAGGCTCCAACCCCAGAG GAAATGATGGAGCTAGAAGCTAGGCGTGAACGTGTACGACAAAATGTTGCTC TTCTCAAGAAAGAAGAGATGGAAAGAAACTCTAAAGAAGGCAAATTACGGAAAATCATCAGCACTG GTCAAGTTATGAGTCCTGACTTGAAAAGCTTTATCCGACAGGTCCCAACTGGTTCAGAAG GAACTCAAACGAAAAGGATGCAGTTCGAGAGAAACCAATTCCAGA TTCCCATTCTTTCATATTCAGGTCCTCCGAGCCTGTTGGGTCTGGCCATACATTTAGACCCGGAACATGGCAGCCACATGAATGATGATTGCCCATCAAGGAGAACTCGCCAACACTAA
- the LOC103501588 gene encoding uncharacterized protein LOC103501588 isoform X9, producing the protein MFIHFRKIATSLKPKFSNSLNKLYSHLPLRKKVLNLPSQHSPESLTSSQLKALVLSRFSHGKFVDLFQNVVASPSVLLTASRNLITPPFSNAPDSLPLSDLVSKCFSVEVMARELSENRFDVGACCVPMAPLEEKGRTGFADDDCLYFIAAVEWICWLNGQRKKAPTPEEMMELEARRERVRQNVALLKKEEMERNSKEGKLRKIISTGPNWFRRNSNEKDAVREKPIPELGLRDK; encoded by the exons ATGTTCATCCACTTTAGAAAAATAGCGACTTCATTAAAACCCAAGTTCTCAAATTCCCTCAACAAGCTTTATTCCCATTTGCCGTTGAGGAAAAAAGTGCTCAACCTTCCGTCCCAACATTCTCCAGAATCCCTCACAAGTTCCCAACTCAAGGCACTAGTTCTCAGTCGTTTCTCCCATGGGAAGTTCGTCGACCTTTTTCAAAATGTCGTTGCCTCTCCCTCTGTTCTTCTCACTGCCTCTCGAAACCTCATCACTCCGCCATTCAGTAATGCCCCCGATTCCTTACCCCTTTCCGATTTGGTCTCCAAATGCTTTTCGGTCGAGGTCATGGCTCGTGAGCTCTCTGAAAATCGTTTTGATGTTGGAGCTTGCTGTGTTCCGATGGCACCATTGGAAGAGAAAG GAAGAACTGGGTTTGCTGATGATGATTGCTTATATTTTATTGCCGCGGTGGAATGGATATGTTGGTTAAATGGACAGCGTAAAAAGGCTCCAACCCCAGAG GAAATGATGGAGCTAGAAGCTAGGCGTGAACGTGTACGACAAAATGTTGCTC TTCTCAAGAAAGAAGAGATGGAAAGAAACTCTAAAGAAGGCAAATTACGGAAAATCATCAGCACTG GTCCCAACTGGTTCAGAAG GAACTCAAACGAAAAGGATGCAGTTCGAGAGAAACCAATTCCAGA GCTCGGCTTGAGGGATAAATAA
- the LOC103501588 gene encoding uncharacterized protein LOC103501588 isoform X5 — protein MFIHFRKIATSLKPKFSNSLNKLYSHLPLRKKVLNLPSQHSPESLTSSQLKALVLSRFSHGKFVDLFQNVVASPSVLLTASRNLITPPFSNAPDSLPLSDLVSKCFSVEVMARELSENRFDVGACCVPMAPLEEKGRTGFADDDCLYFIAAVEWICWLNGQRKKAPTPEEMMELEARRERVRQNVALLKKEEMERNSKEGKLRKIISTGPNWFRRNSNEKDAVREKPIPDSHSFIFRSSEPVGSGHTFRPGTWQPHE, from the exons ATGTTCATCCACTTTAGAAAAATAGCGACTTCATTAAAACCCAAGTTCTCAAATTCCCTCAACAAGCTTTATTCCCATTTGCCGTTGAGGAAAAAAGTGCTCAACCTTCCGTCCCAACATTCTCCAGAATCCCTCACAAGTTCCCAACTCAAGGCACTAGTTCTCAGTCGTTTCTCCCATGGGAAGTTCGTCGACCTTTTTCAAAATGTCGTTGCCTCTCCCTCTGTTCTTCTCACTGCCTCTCGAAACCTCATCACTCCGCCATTCAGTAATGCCCCCGATTCCTTACCCCTTTCCGATTTGGTCTCCAAATGCTTTTCGGTCGAGGTCATGGCTCGTGAGCTCTCTGAAAATCGTTTTGATGTTGGAGCTTGCTGTGTTCCGATGGCACCATTGGAAGAGAAAG GAAGAACTGGGTTTGCTGATGATGATTGCTTATATTTTATTGCCGCGGTGGAATGGATATGTTGGTTAAATGGACAGCGTAAAAAGGCTCCAACCCCAGAG GAAATGATGGAGCTAGAAGCTAGGCGTGAACGTGTACGACAAAATGTTGCTC TTCTCAAGAAAGAAGAGATGGAAAGAAACTCTAAAGAAGGCAAATTACGGAAAATCATCAGCACTG GTCCCAACTGGTTCAGAAG GAACTCAAACGAAAAGGATGCAGTTCGAGAGAAACCAATTCCAGA TTCCCATTCTTTCATATTCAGGTCCTCCGAGCCTGTTGGGTCTGGCCATACATTTAGACCCGGAACATGGCAGCCACATGAATGA
- the LOC103501588 gene encoding uncharacterized protein LOC103501588 isoform X4, with protein sequence MFIHFRKIATSLKPKFSNSLNKLYSHLPLRKKVLNLPSQHSPESLTSSQLKALVLSRFSHGKFVDLFQNVVASPSVLLTASRNLITPPFSNAPDSLPLSDLVSKCFSVEVMARELSENRFDVGACCVPMAPLEEKGRTGFADDDCLYFIAAVEWICWLNGQRKKAPTPEEMMELEARRERVRQNVALLKKEEMERNSKEGKLRKIISTGQVMSPDLKSFIRQVPTGSEGTQTKRMQFERNQFQSPPSLLGLAIHLDPEHGSHMNDDCPSRRTRQH encoded by the exons ATGTTCATCCACTTTAGAAAAATAGCGACTTCATTAAAACCCAAGTTCTCAAATTCCCTCAACAAGCTTTATTCCCATTTGCCGTTGAGGAAAAAAGTGCTCAACCTTCCGTCCCAACATTCTCCAGAATCCCTCACAAGTTCCCAACTCAAGGCACTAGTTCTCAGTCGTTTCTCCCATGGGAAGTTCGTCGACCTTTTTCAAAATGTCGTTGCCTCTCCCTCTGTTCTTCTCACTGCCTCTCGAAACCTCATCACTCCGCCATTCAGTAATGCCCCCGATTCCTTACCCCTTTCCGATTTGGTCTCCAAATGCTTTTCGGTCGAGGTCATGGCTCGTGAGCTCTCTGAAAATCGTTTTGATGTTGGAGCTTGCTGTGTTCCGATGGCACCATTGGAAGAGAAAG GAAGAACTGGGTTTGCTGATGATGATTGCTTATATTTTATTGCCGCGGTGGAATGGATATGTTGGTTAAATGGACAGCGTAAAAAGGCTCCAACCCCAGAG GAAATGATGGAGCTAGAAGCTAGGCGTGAACGTGTACGACAAAATGTTGCTC TTCTCAAGAAAGAAGAGATGGAAAGAAACTCTAAAGAAGGCAAATTACGGAAAATCATCAGCACTG GTCAAGTTATGAGTCCTGACTTGAAAAGCTTTATCCGACAGGTCCCAACTGGTTCAGAAG GAACTCAAACGAAAAGGATGCAGTTCGAGAGAAACCAATTCCAGA GTCCTCCGAGCCTGTTGGGTCTGGCCATACATTTAGACCCGGAACATGGCAGCCACATGAATGATGATTGCCCATCAAGGAGAACTCGCCAACACTAA
- the LOC103501588 gene encoding uncharacterized protein LOC103501588 isoform X8, which produces MFIHFRKIATSLKPKFSNSLNKLYSHLPLRKKVLNLPSQHSPESLTSSQLKALVLSRFSHGKFVDLFQNVVASPSVLLTASRNLITPPFSNAPDSLPLSDLVSKCFSVEVMARELSENRFDVGACCVPMAPLEEKGRTGFADDDCLYFIAAVEWICWLNGQRKKAPTPEEMMELEARRERVRQNVALLKKEEMERNSKEGKLRKIISTGPNWFRRNSNEKDAVREKPIPELHRIHVDIRYKGL; this is translated from the exons ATGTTCATCCACTTTAGAAAAATAGCGACTTCATTAAAACCCAAGTTCTCAAATTCCCTCAACAAGCTTTATTCCCATTTGCCGTTGAGGAAAAAAGTGCTCAACCTTCCGTCCCAACATTCTCCAGAATCCCTCACAAGTTCCCAACTCAAGGCACTAGTTCTCAGTCGTTTCTCCCATGGGAAGTTCGTCGACCTTTTTCAAAATGTCGTTGCCTCTCCCTCTGTTCTTCTCACTGCCTCTCGAAACCTCATCACTCCGCCATTCAGTAATGCCCCCGATTCCTTACCCCTTTCCGATTTGGTCTCCAAATGCTTTTCGGTCGAGGTCATGGCTCGTGAGCTCTCTGAAAATCGTTTTGATGTTGGAGCTTGCTGTGTTCCGATGGCACCATTGGAAGAGAAAG GAAGAACTGGGTTTGCTGATGATGATTGCTTATATTTTATTGCCGCGGTGGAATGGATATGTTGGTTAAATGGACAGCGTAAAAAGGCTCCAACCCCAGAG GAAATGATGGAGCTAGAAGCTAGGCGTGAACGTGTACGACAAAATGTTGCTC TTCTCAAGAAAGAAGAGATGGAAAGAAACTCTAAAGAAGGCAAATTACGGAAAATCATCAGCACTG GTCCCAACTGGTTCAGAAG GAACTCAAACGAAAAGGATGCAGTTCGAGAGAAACCAATTCCAGA ATTGCATAGGATTCACGTTGACATTAGATACAAGGGATTGTGA
- the LOC103501588 gene encoding uncharacterized protein LOC103501588 isoform X6 produces the protein MFIHFRKIATSLKPKFSNSLNKLYSHLPLRKKVLNLPSQHSPESLTSSQLKALVLSRFSHGKFVDLFQNVVASPSVLLTASRNLITPPFSNAPDSLPLSDLVSKCFSVEVMARELSENRFDVGACCVPMAPLEEKGRTGFADDDCLYFIAAVEWICWLNGQRKKAPTPEEMMELEARRERVRQNVALLKKEEMERNSKEGKLRKIISTGPNWFRRNSNEKDAVREKPIPESSEPVGSGHTFRPGTWQPHE, from the exons ATGTTCATCCACTTTAGAAAAATAGCGACTTCATTAAAACCCAAGTTCTCAAATTCCCTCAACAAGCTTTATTCCCATTTGCCGTTGAGGAAAAAAGTGCTCAACCTTCCGTCCCAACATTCTCCAGAATCCCTCACAAGTTCCCAACTCAAGGCACTAGTTCTCAGTCGTTTCTCCCATGGGAAGTTCGTCGACCTTTTTCAAAATGTCGTTGCCTCTCCCTCTGTTCTTCTCACTGCCTCTCGAAACCTCATCACTCCGCCATTCAGTAATGCCCCCGATTCCTTACCCCTTTCCGATTTGGTCTCCAAATGCTTTTCGGTCGAGGTCATGGCTCGTGAGCTCTCTGAAAATCGTTTTGATGTTGGAGCTTGCTGTGTTCCGATGGCACCATTGGAAGAGAAAG GAAGAACTGGGTTTGCTGATGATGATTGCTTATATTTTATTGCCGCGGTGGAATGGATATGTTGGTTAAATGGACAGCGTAAAAAGGCTCCAACCCCAGAG GAAATGATGGAGCTAGAAGCTAGGCGTGAACGTGTACGACAAAATGTTGCTC TTCTCAAGAAAGAAGAGATGGAAAGAAACTCTAAAGAAGGCAAATTACGGAAAATCATCAGCACTG GTCCCAACTGGTTCAGAAG GAACTCAAACGAAAAGGATGCAGTTCGAGAGAAACCAATTCCAGA GTCCTCCGAGCCTGTTGGGTCTGGCCATACATTTAGACCCGGAACATGGCAGCCACATGAATGA
- the LOC103501588 gene encoding uncharacterized protein LOC103501588 isoform X2 — protein sequence MFIHFRKIATSLKPKFSNSLNKLYSHLPLRKKVLNLPSQHSPESLTSSQLKALVLSRFSHGKFVDLFQNVVASPSVLLTASRNLITPPFSNAPDSLPLSDLVSKCFSVEVMARELSENRFDVGACCVPMAPLEEKGRTGFADDDCLYFIAAVEWICWLNGQRKKAPTPEEMMELEARRERVRQNVALLKKEEMERNSKEGKLRKIISTGQVMSPDLKSFIRQVPTGSEGTQTKRMQFERNQFQNCIGFTLTLDTRDCEGPPSLLGLAIHLDPEHGSHMNDDCPSRRTRQH from the exons ATGTTCATCCACTTTAGAAAAATAGCGACTTCATTAAAACCCAAGTTCTCAAATTCCCTCAACAAGCTTTATTCCCATTTGCCGTTGAGGAAAAAAGTGCTCAACCTTCCGTCCCAACATTCTCCAGAATCCCTCACAAGTTCCCAACTCAAGGCACTAGTTCTCAGTCGTTTCTCCCATGGGAAGTTCGTCGACCTTTTTCAAAATGTCGTTGCCTCTCCCTCTGTTCTTCTCACTGCCTCTCGAAACCTCATCACTCCGCCATTCAGTAATGCCCCCGATTCCTTACCCCTTTCCGATTTGGTCTCCAAATGCTTTTCGGTCGAGGTCATGGCTCGTGAGCTCTCTGAAAATCGTTTTGATGTTGGAGCTTGCTGTGTTCCGATGGCACCATTGGAAGAGAAAG GAAGAACTGGGTTTGCTGATGATGATTGCTTATATTTTATTGCCGCGGTGGAATGGATATGTTGGTTAAATGGACAGCGTAAAAAGGCTCCAACCCCAGAG GAAATGATGGAGCTAGAAGCTAGGCGTGAACGTGTACGACAAAATGTTGCTC TTCTCAAGAAAGAAGAGATGGAAAGAAACTCTAAAGAAGGCAAATTACGGAAAATCATCAGCACTG GTCAAGTTATGAGTCCTGACTTGAAAAGCTTTATCCGACAGGTCCCAACTGGTTCAGAAG GAACTCAAACGAAAAGGATGCAGTTCGAGAGAAACCAATTCCAGA ATTGCATAGGATTCACGTTGACATTAGATACAAGGGATTGTGAAG GTCCTCCGAGCCTGTTGGGTCTGGCCATACATTTAGACCCGGAACATGGCAGCCACATGAATGATGATTGCCCATCAAGGAGAACTCGCCAACACTAA
- the LOC103501588 gene encoding nuclear intron maturase 3, mitochondrial isoform X1 gives MFIHFRKIATSLKPKFSNSLNKLYSHLPLRKKVLNLPSQHSPESLTSSQLKALVLSRFSHGKFVDLFQNVVASPSVLLTASRNLITPPFSNAPDSLPLSDLVSKCFSVEVMARELSENRFDVGACCVPMAPLEEKGESLVLPNLKLKVLIEAIRMVLEIVYDERFVTFSYGGRVGMGRHTAIRYLKNSVQNPSWWFTVAFRRKKFESVHVNTLCLLMQEKIKDDILIYMLRKLFEVEAIQIELGGCYLGRGFPQESGLCSILLNIYFNGFDKEIQRIRLQKNEENPKFNLDEIVSFHNPVKIYAVRYLDEILVITSGSKMLTMELKSQVLKYLEGNLELEVDRMNTAIHSAVSEKIGFLGMELQAVTPSVLHPPMSEKAIRARKKYLRQKEVRAIELRNARERNRKKLGLKILSHVFKKFKRTGGFKSEFQIETEVRSIFRNWADEVVQDFFESSEDPAEWHRVLSAGDFLSLKHIRNQLPEDLVNAYDRFQYQVNKHLNPVKVKKEKAREDEEKRLEEEELYAKRTVEDLTRLCIKVDAPIELVRKAVRMVGFTNKMGRPRPISSLIALEDADIIKWYSGVGRRWLDFFCCCHNYKMVKTVVTYHLRFSCILTLAEKHESTKREAMKHYGKDLKVFDLNGNEEMHFPTEKAVKMLGERNLADPYPVDGALSLLLIRLATDEASYPCIANFCNRTNSILYRVRLLQRTLNVNPSDGVEWVKGMGVIHESLNQRCLPLCADHISDLYMGKINLQDLDCTLSLDMD, from the coding sequence ATGTTCATCCACTTTAGAAAAATAGCGACTTCATTAAAACCCAAGTTCTCAAATTCCCTCAACAAGCTTTATTCCCATTTGCCGTTGAGGAAAAAAGTGCTCAACCTTCCGTCCCAACATTCTCCAGAATCCCTCACAAGTTCCCAACTCAAGGCACTAGTTCTCAGTCGTTTCTCCCATGGGAAGTTCGTCGACCTTTTTCAAAATGTCGTTGCCTCTCCCTCTGTTCTTCTCACTGCCTCTCGAAACCTCATCACTCCGCCATTCAGTAATGCCCCCGATTCCTTACCCCTTTCCGATTTGGTCTCCAAATGCTTTTCGGTCGAGGTCATGGCTCGTGAGCTCTCTGAAAATCGTTTTGATGTTGGAGCTTGCTGTGTTCCGATGGCACCATTGGAAGAGAAAGGTGAGTCTTTGGTTTTACCGAATTTGAAATTGAAGGTCTTAATTGAGGCTATTAGGATGGTGTTGGAAATTGTTTATGATGAACGATTTGTAACTTTCTCTTATGGTGGGCGTGTCGGTATGGGGCGACACACTGCGATTAGGTACCTGAAAAACTCGGTGCAAAACCCTAGTTGGTGGTTTACTGTTGCATTTCGTCGCAAAAAGTTTGAATCTGTACATGTAAATACGTTGTGTTTATTGATGCAAGAGAAAATTAAGgatgatattttgatttatatGTTAAGGAAACTGTTTGAAGTGGAAGCAATTCAAATTGAATTGGGTGGTTGTTATTTAGGAAGGGGTTTCCCTCAGGAAAGTGGTTTGTGTTCCATCTTGTTAAATATATACTTCAATGGCTTTGATAAGGAAATTCAACGAATTCGACtccaaaaaaatgaagaaaatccTAAGTTCAATCTGGACGAGATTGTTTCTTTTCATAATCCAGTAAAAATATATGCTGTTAGATATCTCGATGAGATATTAGTTATAACATCAGGGTCAAAGATGCTAACAATGGAGTTGAAAAGCCAGGTCCTAAAGTATTTAGAAGGGAATTTAGAATTGGAAGTGGATCGAATGAATACTGCGATTCATAGTGCTGTCTCAGAGAAAATTGGTTTCTTAGGAATGGAACTACAGGCTGTAACACCTTCAGTTCTACATCCTCCAATGTCGGAGAAGGCAATTAGGGCAAGGAAGAAGTACCTTAGACAAAAGGAAGTTAGAGCAATAGAATTGAGAAATGCCCGTGAgagaaataggaaaaaattgGGATTAAAGATATTGAGTCACGTGTTCAAGAAATTCAAGCGAACTGGTGGGTTTAAATCTGAATTTCAAATTGAGACGGAAGTTAGAAGTATCTTCAGAAATTGGGCCGATGAAGTGGTGCAAGATTTCTTTGAGTCCTCTGAAGATCCTGCAGAGTGGCATCGTGTGCTGTCAGCAGGTGACTTCCTCTCTTTAAAACACATAAGAAATCAATTGCCAGAAGATCTTGTGAATGCTTATGATAGGTTTCAATATCAAGTAAACAAGCACTTGAATCCTGTAAAGGTTAAAAAGGAAAAGGCTCGGGAGGATGAAGAGAAAAGATTGGAGGAAGAAGAACTATATGCCAAAAGAACAGTTGAGGACTTAACAAGGCTATGCATCAAAGTTGATGCTCCTATAGAGCTTGTTAGGAAGGCAGTCAGGATGGTTGGGTTTACAAATAAAATGGGTCGTCCTCGGCCAATTAGCTCACTCATTGCTCTTGAAGATGCTGATATTATCAAGTGGTATTCTGGTGTAGGAAGACGGTGGTTAGACTTCTTCTGCTGTTGTCATAACTATAAGATGGTAAAAACTGTTGTGACTTACCACTTAAGGTTTTCTTGTATTTTGACATTGGCAGAAAAACATGAATCAACCAAACGAGAAGCCATGAAACATTACGGTAAGGATTTGAAAGTCTTTGATCTGAATGGCAATGAAGAAATGCACTTCCCAACAGAAAAAGCAGTTAAGATGTTGGGAGAAAGAAATCTTGCAGACCCGTATCCTGTGGATGGGGCTTTATCTTTGCTTCTGATTAGGTTAGCCACCGATGAAGCTTCCTATCCTTGTATTGCTAATTTTTGCAATAGAACAAACTCTATTTTATACCGTGTCCGATTACTGCAAAGGACTCTGAATGTCAATCCATCTGATGGAGTGGAATGGGTGAAAGGGATGGGAGTGATTCATGAAAGTTTAAATCAGAGATGCCTCCCTCTTTGTGCTGATCACATTAGTGATTTATACATGGGGAAAATTAACCTTCAAGACTTGGATTGCACCTTATCATTGGATATGGACTGA